The Chanodichthys erythropterus isolate Z2021 chromosome 14, ASM2448905v1, whole genome shotgun sequence genome window below encodes:
- the tgfbr2l gene encoding TGF-beta receptor type-2, whose product MDRGGCSLWAQTSVLLCFCLLQVQSFTLIKTNLCKWCDHSSPVCEDNVCMSNCSLTSYCTLTEEVCVAIWKKDNVSMSVRTLCYNPKDMLENIMLANYSSKECLMTPQPSEDGLLFICGCIGDHECNDRLIFDKGANGFSKLKSKDVIPVVVISLVPPLLVAVIATMAFYLYRTRQPGKKPKDWGPRRTHYQSLDPAEGQVNGSDYRGKLSSLSDDVNSEISSTCANNLNHNTEQLPIQLEALVGKGRFAEVWRARLSHNEGGQYETVAVKIFPAVEYSSWCNERAIFSDANLKHENVVQFLTAEERGGTAAASQRQYWLIMAYYNMGNLQDFLAGHVLTWTELCSLAGSVARGLAHLHSDTTPCGTPKVPIAHRDLKSSNIVLKNHSECALCDFGLALRLDLSLTVDDFANSGQVGTARYMAPEVLESRVNLEDLESFKQIDIYSMALVLWEMVSRCDVIGEVKSYEPPFGSKVCEQPCVDSMRDLVLRDRGRPDIPASWTTHPGMQLVCATITECWDQDPEARLTAHCVVERFNTLAQEELENSICSHTPILPSTEDQTPSLPSLPPCTDHSTGISPHVTADTQLSVSSRQPSQM is encoded by the exons TGTTGCAGGTGCAGAGTTTCACCCTCATAAAGACCAACCTCTGTAAATGGTGTGACCACTCGAGTCCTGTATGTGAAGACAACGTCTGCATGAGCAACTGCAGTCTGACTTCTTACTGTACTCTGACTGAAGAAGTGTGTGTAGCCATATG gAAGAAGGACAATGTGAGCATGAGCGTGCGGACGCTGTGTTATAACCCGAAGGATATGCTGGAgaacataatgctagcaaactacTCCTCCAAAGAGTGTTTGATGACACCTCAGCCCTCTGAAGACGGCCTGCTCTTCATCTGCGGCTGTATAGGAGATCATGAGTGCAACGACAGACTCATCTTCGACAAAGGAGCCAATG GATTCTCAAAGCTGAAGTCTAAAGACGTCATTCCAGTAGTAGTCATAAGCTTGGTTCCACCCCTTCTGGTAGCTGTCATTGCCACCATGGCTTTTTATTTGTACCGCACACGTCAGCCTGGCAAGAAACCCAAAGACTGGGGACCACGGCGCACACACTACCAGTCTCTGGATCCAGCCGAGGGCCAAGTAAATGGCAGCGATTACCGTGGCAAGCTGTCATCCCTCAGCGATGACGTAAATTCAGAAATATCATCGACTTGTGCCAATAACCTAAACCACAACACAGAGCAGCTGCCCATTCAGCTGGAGGCTCTGGTGGGTAAGGGGCGATTCGCAGAGGTGTGGCGGGCACGGCTCAGTCATAATGAGGGTGGGCAGTACGAAACGGTGGCTGTTAAGATCTTCCCGGCGGTGGAGTATTCCTCATGGTGTAACGAAAGAGCCATATTCTCTGATGCCAATTTAAAACATGAGAATGTGGTGCAGTTCCTGACGGCTGAGGAGCGGGGTGGTACTGCTGCTGCCTCCCAGAGGCAATACTGGCTCATCATGGCCTATTATAACATGGGCAACCTTCAGGACTTTCTAGCTGGCCATGTCCTCACATGGACCGAGCTGTGTTCACTGGCAGGCTCTGTAGCGAGAGGCCTGGCGCACCTGCACAGTGACACAACGCCCTGCGGCACACCAAAAGTGCCCATCGCCCATAGAGACCTGAAGAGCAGCAACATCGTGTTGAAGAACCACAGCGAGTGTGCGCTCTGTGACTTCGGACTGGCTCTGCGACTCGACCTCTCCCTCACCGTTGATGATTTTGCCAACAGTGGACAG GTGGGGACAGCACGCTATATGGCCCCTGAGGTTCTGGAGTCCAGGGTGAATCTTGAGGACTTGGAGTCCTTCAAACAGATTGATATCTACTCCATGGCCCTGGTGCTGTGGGAAATGGTCTCTAGGTGTGACGTCATAGGAG AGGTAAAGAGTTATGAACCCCCATTTGGCTCTAAGGTGTGTGAGCAACCTTGTGTAGACAGCATGAGAGACCTGGTGTTAAGAGACAGAGGACGACCAGATATTCCAGCGAGCTGGACGACACATCCA GGCATGCAGCTCGTGTGTGCGACTATAACAGAGTGCTGGGATCAAGACCCGGAGGCTCGTCTGACGGCACACTGCGTGGTGGAGCGCTTTAACACTCTGGCACAGGAAGAGCTGGAGAACTCCATCTGCTCCCACACACCCATATTGCCATCGACAGAAGACCAAACCCCATCCCTCCCCTCCCTTCCTCCTTGCACGGACCACAGCACTGGCATCAGTCCGCATGTTACAGCTGACACGCAGCTCTCAGTTTCCTCCAGGCAACCGAGTCAAATGTGA